A genomic segment from Actinoplanes sichuanensis encodes:
- a CDS encoding esterase-like activity of phytase family protein: protein MRKIVYSGSLALALTLTLAGGVQAGDHAKVTVPTLTGFASLPAATFVPGSEPSGALVTGNTNGHVAPFADQPVQGFSGIVNNGDGTFDVLSDNGYGNQANSGDFLLRIQRLAPSFADNRVDVLGGVNLTDPDGFVPWKPTRADRVLTGADFDVESIVKDSAGGYWIGDEFGPYLLHFDRAGRLLSAPVPLDGVTAPETATRTGTTANLGGSKGFEGLAKSPDGRYLYALLEGSVTGDTAGDLRLNEFDTRTGKYTGKRYVYRLGAPNLAIGDAIAIDRNRFLIIERDGGQGSTAVIKRLYIADTRDRNRDGLLDKTLLVDLMNIADPRKVGGFGPTFTFPFQTIEDVVILNEKTVAVLNDNNFPFSSGRTAGVADNNEWITIELPSSLHPDKRIFPAHGR, encoded by the coding sequence ATGCGAAAGATCGTCTACAGCGGATCGCTGGCGCTGGCGCTCACCCTGACGCTGGCCGGCGGGGTCCAGGCCGGCGACCATGCCAAGGTCACCGTCCCGACCCTGACCGGGTTCGCGTCCCTTCCCGCGGCCACCTTCGTCCCCGGTAGCGAGCCGTCCGGCGCGCTCGTCACCGGCAACACCAACGGGCACGTAGCGCCCTTCGCCGACCAGCCGGTCCAGGGTTTCTCCGGGATCGTCAACAACGGCGACGGCACCTTCGACGTGCTCTCCGACAACGGCTACGGCAACCAGGCCAACTCCGGCGACTTCCTGCTGCGGATCCAGCGGCTCGCGCCGTCGTTCGCCGACAACCGGGTGGACGTGCTCGGCGGCGTCAACCTGACCGACCCCGACGGCTTCGTGCCGTGGAAGCCGACCCGCGCCGACCGGGTGCTCACCGGTGCCGACTTCGACGTCGAGTCGATCGTCAAGGACAGCGCGGGCGGCTACTGGATCGGTGACGAGTTCGGCCCGTACCTGCTGCACTTCGACCGGGCCGGGCGTCTGCTGTCGGCGCCGGTCCCGCTGGACGGCGTGACCGCCCCGGAGACCGCCACCCGTACCGGCACCACCGCCAACCTGGGCGGCAGCAAGGGCTTCGAGGGCCTGGCCAAGTCGCCCGACGGCCGTTACCTCTACGCCCTGCTGGAGGGATCGGTCACCGGCGACACCGCGGGTGACCTGCGGCTCAACGAGTTCGACACCCGGACCGGGAAATACACCGGCAAGCGGTACGTCTACCGTCTCGGTGCCCCGAACCTGGCCATCGGCGACGCCATCGCGATCGACCGGAACCGTTTCCTGATCATCGAGCGCGACGGCGGCCAGGGTTCCACCGCCGTGATCAAGCGGCTCTACATCGCCGACACCCGTGACCGGAACCGGGACGGGCTGCTCGACAAGACGCTGCTCGTGGACCTGATGAACATCGCCGACCCGCGCAAGGTGGGCGGCTTCGGGCCGACGTTCACCTTCCCGTTCCAGACCATCGAGGACGTGGTCATCCTGAACGAGAAGACCGTCGCGGTATTGAACGACAACAACTTCCCGTTCTCCAGCGGGCGGACCGCGGGCGTGGCTGACAACAATGAGTGGATCACCATTGAGCTGCCCTCGTCGCTGCACCCCGATAAGCGCATCTTTCCAGCTCACGGCCGGTAG
- a CDS encoding DUF4011 domain-containing protein yields the protein MRWDEADGLTGRPDARVRGVLESWRAGLLDLTASNPLIHADPWGPGMVAIDSPSPRGVLEALQQGRECGFLGVEEQEEGPRPRTASVFQTHMTDVEMDATLRALRRTDHRDQLEYGISALYLALGTLHWKDDRQEYASPILLIPVDLVDSDPLDYPRLRARPDDPLVNPALAVRLKAHGVELPAVEGLTGLDVTVFWARLDAAIGEHPEWRTDEAILLSRFTVHREVVYQDLVDNERQILAHPVVRALATEARSQIDAFKFEPISARRIDDVASPDDIPLVLDADAAQRSCVAAALAGRSFVMRGAPGTGKSQTVANMIAALIFAGKRVLLVSEKAASLDVVKDRLAHAGLDDYLLELHTDQTGRDHVAATLAAALDFIPLPPPSLSTDERQELREHRERLNAYAEAMNEVREPLGHRLHDVLGMCAQMTDVPAAPVPPVLPVPLTTQSLQKVRDAAERLGRAWRPAVQGDAFLWRDVADRNRLDARLHQAQTALEHLVEAAGDDELAASFRARHLPDAIALTTLIGHAARRPPEAADEWLTLESLEPVARAAEGLLRHLKSLHQAEDAVRSRAGVTWSALPTPGKLPIVPSLVHLDPPAVELLPLTAAQARGLARRFADEADRLEQHQHSLDRVTARLGLPNVVAFSDIGRVAAIVDLLSRADKPEAGWFDAAGMAAAHTAARMLQRAVEVVKAAEDKAREHFNEGALAHPVDELADRFASVHKGLRKLRAPYRRDKKAAAEIARPDVKRKQAVANLAAAAAWKKALTELDETEREYARVLGRHWQRMDTDFEAIRNALGTAEEVLRVTPPEALPAVIERVSAATPNSAIIRIVSEARKEFDRWTLALRPPPEPAPRPQLAAGPVHDAVTWLRAHVEPLTATAELVQAYSVAAGRDFSLAESAAIGLLRESAADAAAALAANAGEYAKVLGNAYRGTQTDVEALATAMAWTSEARRIRVGVDTALTAEQVEALGKSRPTDTLPSRVAEWQAARDWILRAFAPRRHAQLTTALDDYEHARQLIQALLEDGKGQQEWFDYQAARTVLADHGLDAAVDFCAREDLAVEQILPVLGRALFQSWADTVIREDDRLPPLDAAARDRLVEEFRVWDARLQRAASADVMNAVDEMQPSGTAAAEAALLRSSAAQSGRRLPVSELIGRTRHATLAVKPCFLTVPADVSRLVPADLTFDVVIIDEASRVPVPDAITCIYRGASFVVVGDDRQLTALPTPGEGRSVLDLAIGCAAFPVLDLTTHYRSRHESLIAFANHTFYQGALSTFPPAGPAGPDTGVQLFPAVAENGDDGLADLVAGRVAHHFVTRPELSLGVIACTPELAMRIEAAVADMVVPPDDDRLRGFFVKDLDTVQGDERDVILLAIGTDLGGLAGPDGWRRLNVATTRASRRIEVISTIRGRDLPETEELRPLAAYLDYATRGEAALGLDDTRPDVQTPFEDSVRDVIRAWGYRVRSRVGTGAFRIDLAVRRSARRNAPFALGIECDGTSYDSAPAARDRDRLREQVLEGLGWKLHRVWGTAWYLDREHEEQRLRAAIDGALAEFPPEEQAAELEVSTIPEGEQREPVTLVETADGYATVGPVETFEAVETVETVEEEDTVPVDALGELDDEVDAYLSGVEDVVEHVVEEMAEDVPPEVVEEEPETWTAPAAEIDADLAVSEEEPETWAPEAAVFAVDPAVAEDEPEAWTEEPEPDEPRVRAAIFERVTRTEIFEEEVEDGPRVTAAVFERVTRTETGFDEPRVVPATFERLSRADVERAEADRLASLEGLPLPEPVFVAPAFTPAPVMESAPVTEPAPVTEPEPAPVAAVEPVAPKRTRQKKAMKPVPLAHGPEEWAHPYRKAKLTALPDGANLASPDTARRIADAVRRIAAVEGPVHISIALQRMRDEWAIARITKQARAAIDTAIEKLAAKGDVTWADDFLGDPGQLVPTVRLRAAGVARKADQIADAELRVAIEHLVTDAGAIDVDGLLAATGKLFGWAARRSPELDARLTTLIADLVAEGRLNRQADGLSAAHDLPDPLSLPRHDTARAPSRKVRA from the coding sequence ATGCGGTGGGATGAAGCTGACGGGTTGACCGGGCGGCCGGATGCGCGTGTCCGGGGAGTGCTCGAAAGCTGGCGTGCCGGTCTGCTCGACCTCACCGCCTCCAACCCGCTCATCCATGCGGACCCGTGGGGCCCCGGGATGGTGGCGATCGACAGTCCGTCGCCGCGTGGCGTGCTCGAGGCCCTGCAACAGGGCCGCGAGTGCGGCTTCCTCGGCGTCGAGGAGCAGGAGGAGGGGCCGCGCCCGCGGACCGCCAGCGTGTTCCAGACGCACATGACCGACGTCGAGATGGACGCCACGCTGCGCGCCCTGCGCCGAACCGACCACCGCGACCAGCTCGAATACGGCATCTCCGCGCTCTATCTGGCGCTCGGCACCCTGCACTGGAAGGACGACCGGCAGGAGTACGCCAGCCCGATCCTGCTCATCCCGGTCGACCTGGTCGACTCCGACCCGCTGGACTACCCACGGCTGCGCGCCCGCCCGGACGACCCGCTGGTCAACCCGGCCCTGGCGGTACGTCTCAAGGCGCACGGCGTCGAGCTGCCGGCCGTGGAGGGCCTGACCGGGCTGGACGTCACGGTGTTCTGGGCGCGGCTGGACGCGGCGATCGGCGAGCACCCGGAGTGGCGTACCGACGAGGCGATCCTGCTGTCCCGGTTCACCGTGCACCGCGAGGTCGTCTACCAGGACCTGGTCGACAACGAGCGGCAGATCCTGGCCCACCCGGTGGTCCGCGCGCTGGCCACCGAGGCCCGCTCGCAGATCGACGCGTTCAAGTTCGAGCCGATCAGTGCCCGCCGCATCGACGACGTCGCCTCACCGGACGACATCCCGCTCGTGCTGGACGCCGACGCGGCCCAGCGCTCCTGCGTCGCGGCCGCGCTGGCCGGGCGCAGCTTCGTGATGCGCGGCGCGCCCGGCACCGGCAAGTCGCAGACCGTGGCCAACATGATCGCCGCGCTGATCTTCGCCGGGAAGCGGGTGCTGCTCGTCTCCGAGAAGGCCGCCTCCCTCGACGTGGTCAAGGACCGGCTGGCCCACGCCGGTCTCGACGACTACCTGCTCGAACTGCACACCGACCAGACCGGGCGCGACCACGTGGCGGCCACCCTGGCCGCCGCCCTCGACTTCATCCCGCTGCCACCGCCGAGCCTCTCCACCGACGAACGCCAGGAGCTGCGCGAACACCGGGAACGGCTGAACGCGTACGCCGAGGCGATGAACGAGGTACGCGAGCCGCTCGGCCACCGGCTGCACGACGTGCTGGGCATGTGCGCGCAGATGACCGACGTACCGGCCGCCCCGGTCCCCCCGGTCCTGCCGGTTCCGCTGACCACCCAGTCGCTGCAGAAGGTCCGCGACGCCGCCGAGCGCCTCGGCCGGGCCTGGCGCCCGGCCGTACAGGGTGACGCCTTCCTGTGGCGAGACGTCGCCGACCGCAATCGGCTCGACGCCCGCCTGCATCAGGCCCAGACGGCGCTAGAACACCTGGTCGAGGCGGCCGGTGACGACGAACTGGCCGCCTCCTTCCGAGCCCGGCACCTGCCCGACGCGATCGCCCTGACCACGCTGATCGGGCACGCCGCCCGACGCCCGCCGGAGGCCGCCGACGAGTGGCTCACCCTGGAGAGCCTGGAACCGGTGGCCCGCGCCGCCGAAGGGCTGCTGCGTCACCTCAAGTCGCTGCACCAGGCCGAGGACGCGGTCCGGTCCCGGGCCGGGGTCACCTGGTCGGCGCTGCCCACCCCGGGCAAATTGCCGATCGTGCCGAGCCTGGTGCACCTCGACCCGCCGGCCGTGGAGCTGCTGCCGCTCACCGCGGCGCAGGCCCGCGGGCTGGCCCGCCGGTTCGCCGACGAGGCCGACCGGCTGGAACAACACCAGCACAGTCTGGACCGGGTCACCGCCCGGCTCGGTCTGCCCAACGTGGTCGCCTTCTCCGACATCGGTCGGGTCGCGGCGATCGTCGACCTGCTGTCCCGGGCCGACAAGCCGGAGGCCGGCTGGTTCGACGCCGCCGGGATGGCCGCCGCGCACACCGCCGCCCGGATGCTGCAACGTGCCGTCGAGGTGGTGAAGGCAGCCGAGGACAAGGCGCGCGAGCACTTCAACGAGGGTGCCCTCGCGCACCCGGTGGACGAACTGGCCGACCGGTTCGCCAGCGTGCACAAGGGGCTGCGGAAGCTGCGGGCGCCGTACCGGCGGGACAAGAAGGCGGCCGCCGAGATCGCCCGGCCGGACGTGAAACGCAAGCAGGCGGTGGCCAACCTGGCCGCCGCGGCCGCCTGGAAGAAGGCGCTCACCGAGCTCGACGAGACCGAACGTGAGTACGCCCGGGTCCTCGGCCGCCACTGGCAGCGGATGGACACCGACTTCGAGGCCATCCGCAACGCCCTCGGCACCGCCGAGGAGGTGCTGCGGGTGACCCCGCCGGAGGCCCTGCCCGCGGTCATCGAACGGGTCAGCGCGGCCACCCCGAACAGCGCGATCATCCGGATCGTCTCGGAGGCCCGCAAGGAGTTCGACAGGTGGACCCTGGCCCTGCGGCCACCGCCCGAGCCGGCCCCGCGCCCGCAGCTCGCGGCCGGACCGGTGCACGACGCGGTCACCTGGCTGCGCGCACACGTCGAACCGCTCACCGCCACGGCCGAGCTGGTCCAGGCGTACAGCGTCGCCGCCGGGCGGGACTTCAGCCTCGCCGAGTCGGCCGCCATCGGACTGCTCCGGGAGAGCGCCGCCGACGCCGCCGCGGCCCTGGCGGCCAACGCCGGCGAGTACGCCAAGGTGCTCGGCAACGCCTACCGGGGCACCCAGACCGACGTGGAGGCGCTGGCCACCGCGATGGCCTGGACCTCGGAGGCCAGGCGCATCCGGGTCGGCGTGGACACCGCGCTCACCGCGGAGCAGGTCGAGGCCCTCGGCAAGTCCCGGCCGACCGACACGCTGCCGTCCCGGGTCGCCGAATGGCAGGCCGCCCGCGACTGGATCCTGCGTGCGTTCGCGCCCCGCCGGCACGCCCAGCTCACCACCGCCCTCGACGACTACGAGCACGCCCGGCAGCTCATCCAGGCGCTGCTCGAGGACGGCAAGGGCCAACAGGAGTGGTTCGACTACCAGGCGGCCCGTACGGTCCTGGCCGACCACGGTCTGGACGCGGCGGTCGACTTCTGCGCCCGGGAGGACCTGGCGGTCGAGCAGATCCTGCCGGTCCTCGGCCGCGCCCTCTTCCAGTCGTGGGCGGACACCGTGATCCGCGAGGACGACCGGCTCCCACCGCTGGACGCCGCCGCCCGGGACCGGCTCGTCGAGGAGTTCCGGGTCTGGGACGCCCGGCTGCAGCGGGCCGCGAGTGCCGACGTGATGAACGCCGTCGACGAGATGCAGCCGTCCGGCACCGCCGCCGCCGAGGCCGCGTTGCTCCGGTCGTCGGCCGCCCAGTCCGGCCGCAGACTGCCGGTGAGCGAGCTGATCGGCCGGACCCGGCACGCCACCCTCGCGGTGAAGCCGTGCTTCCTGACCGTGCCGGCCGACGTGAGCCGACTGGTCCCGGCCGACCTCACCTTCGACGTGGTGATCATCGACGAGGCCTCCCGGGTCCCCGTCCCGGACGCCATCACCTGCATCTACCGCGGCGCGTCGTTCGTGGTCGTCGGCGACGACCGGCAGCTCACCGCCCTGCCCACACCGGGGGAGGGCCGGTCCGTGCTGGACCTGGCGATCGGTTGCGCGGCGTTCCCGGTGCTCGACCTGACCACCCACTACCGCAGCCGGCACGAGTCGCTCATCGCGTTCGCCAACCACACCTTCTATCAGGGTGCGCTCAGCACGTTCCCGCCCGCCGGACCGGCCGGCCCGGACACCGGGGTGCAGTTGTTCCCGGCCGTCGCGGAGAACGGCGACGACGGGCTGGCCGACCTGGTCGCCGGCCGGGTCGCCCACCACTTCGTCACCCGCCCCGAGCTCAGCCTCGGCGTCATCGCCTGCACACCCGAACTGGCGATGCGGATCGAGGCCGCGGTCGCCGACATGGTGGTGCCGCCCGACGACGACCGGCTGCGCGGGTTCTTCGTCAAGGACCTGGACACCGTGCAGGGCGACGAACGTGACGTGATCCTGCTGGCCATCGGCACGGACCTGGGCGGGCTGGCCGGTCCGGACGGCTGGCGGCGGCTCAACGTCGCCACCACCCGCGCCTCCCGCCGCATCGAGGTCATCTCCACGATCCGCGGGCGGGACCTGCCGGAGACCGAGGAGCTGCGGCCGCTCGCCGCCTACCTGGACTACGCGACCCGCGGCGAGGCGGCGCTCGGGCTGGACGACACCCGGCCGGACGTGCAGACGCCGTTCGAGGACTCGGTCCGTGACGTGATCCGGGCCTGGGGCTACCGGGTGCGGTCCCGGGTCGGCACCGGCGCCTTCCGGATCGACCTGGCGGTCCGCCGTTCGGCCCGGCGCAACGCCCCGTTCGCCCTCGGCATCGAGTGCGACGGCACCAGCTACGACTCGGCGCCCGCCGCCCGCGACCGGGACCGGCTGCGCGAACAGGTCCTGGAAGGGCTCGGCTGGAAGCTGCACCGGGTCTGGGGCACCGCCTGGTACCTGGACCGGGAGCACGAGGAACAGCGGCTGCGCGCGGCCATCGACGGGGCGCTGGCCGAGTTCCCGCCCGAGGAGCAGGCCGCCGAGCTGGAGGTCTCCACGATCCCGGAAGGGGAACAGCGGGAGCCGGTCACGCTGGTGGAGACCGCGGACGGGTACGCCACGGTCGGGCCGGTCGAGACCTTCGAGGCCGTCGAGACTGTCGAGACCGTCGAGGAGGAGGACACCGTCCCGGTCGACGCGCTGGGCGAACTCGACGACGAGGTGGACGCCTATCTCTCCGGTGTGGAGGACGTGGTGGAACACGTCGTCGAAGAGATGGCGGAGGACGTACCGCCCGAGGTCGTGGAAGAAGAGCCGGAGACCTGGACGGCCCCGGCCGCGGAGATCGACGCCGACCTTGCGGTCTCGGAGGAGGAACCGGAGACGTGGGCGCCCGAGGCCGCCGTGTTCGCCGTCGACCCGGCGGTCGCCGAGGACGAACCGGAGGCCTGGACCGAGGAGCCGGAACCGGACGAGCCTCGGGTGCGGGCCGCGATCTTCGAGCGGGTAACCCGGACCGAGATCTTCGAGGAGGAGGTGGAGGACGGACCGCGGGTCACCGCGGCGGTGTTCGAGCGGGTCACCCGGACCGAGACCGGCTTCGACGAGCCGCGCGTCGTGCCGGCCACCTTCGAGCGGCTCAGCCGGGCCGACGTGGAACGCGCCGAGGCGGACCGGCTGGCCTCCCTGGAAGGCCTCCCGCTCCCGGAGCCGGTCTTCGTCGCGCCCGCATTCACCCCGGCACCGGTCATGGAATCCGCGCCGGTCACCGAGCCCGCGCCGGTCACCGAGCCCGAGCCCGCGCCGGTTGCTGCGGTCGAGCCGGTCGCGCCCAAGCGCACCCGCCAGAAGAAGGCCATGAAGCCGGTCCCGCTGGCGCACGGCCCGGAGGAGTGGGCCCACCCGTACCGGAAGGCCAAACTCACCGCCCTGCCCGACGGTGCGAACCTGGCCTCCCCGGACACCGCCCGCCGGATCGCCGACGCGGTCCGCCGGATCGCGGCCGTCGAAGGACCAGTGCACATCAGCATCGCCCTCCAGCGGATGCGCGACGAATGGGCGATCGCCCGGATCACCAAGCAGGCCCGCGCCGCCATCGACACCGCGATCGAGAAACTGGCCGCGAAGGGTGACGTGACCTGGGCCGACGACTTCCTCGGCGACCCCGGCCAGCTGGTGCCGACGGTCCGGCTCCGCGCGGCGGGGGTGGCCCGCAAGGCCGACCAGATCGCCGACGCCGAACTGCGGGTCGCGATCGAGCACCTGGTCACCGACGCCGGCGCGATCGATGTGGACGGTCTGCTGGCCGCGACCGGCAAGCTGTTCGGCTGGGCGGCCCGCCGGTCGCCCGAACTGGACGCCCGGCTCACCACCCTGATCGCCGACCTGGTCGCCGAGGGCCGCCTGAACCGCCAGGCCGACGGCCTCAGCGCCGCGCACGACCTGCCCGACCCGCTCTCGCTGCCGCGACACGACACCGCTCGCGCGCCATCCAGGAAAGTGAGGGCCTGA